The Streptomyces sp. NBC_00162 sequence TCATCCACCGAAGTGGACGGGGTATCAACTTTTGGCGTTGATTTTTGGCACGCTGTTGAGTTCTCAAGGAACGGACGCTTCCTTTGTACTCACCCTCTCGGGCTTTCCTCCGGGCTTTCGTTCTGTGTTCTTGCGTTTCCGACTCTATCAGACTCTTTCGGGCCCGATTTCCTCGGTGCTTTCCAGGTCCTGCGCTTTCGCGCTTTCCCTTTCCGGCGATTCCGACTCTATCAGAAGATTTCCACCGGATTTACCGGCTTCGATTCCCGAATGAAGAGTCGAGTCCCCGCGCCGAATTGCATTCCTTGCGGGGTGGTGCTGCCGAGCGTGTCCAGCTCCAGGCAACTGCTCAACCCTACAACCCTGCCCAGGAGGTGTCAAAACCGGGCCGGGCCACCGGTCGGCAAGGTCGAGTGGTCCATCGTGTGTGTCGCCTCGACGAGCATGCGGGGAGCCACCAGTACGCCGCCGGCACCCGAGAAGGGGCCCTGGACCGGTGAGGCACTCCCGGCAGACGGTGGCCGAAGAGATGTCGAAGAGCGGGGCCACGATGCGGGCGACGCCGTGACCGGCGGTTCGGTGTACCCGCTCTTCTTCCCCGAGTCGTGCGGCACCGGCGCGAGCCCGGCGAAGGCGGTCGGCCGGTCCGCGGTCCTGAAGAAGGTGAGGTCGCTGCCGACCTCTGCGAGGAAGTCGGCTTCGACTGCCGTCGTCGCGCGCTCCTCTGAGCTGCGGACGCCTCGGGCACGGAGCCAGCGGGTCAGCCGAGCGGTGCCCATGCGACGGATCGCGGCCGGGCTCTGGTAGCCGTCGAGGAGGACAAGTGGGCCGGTGCCGGTGAGAACGAGAGCGCGTTCCGGGGCGGGGAACATCGCACCCGGCATCCGGCTCCGTACTCTCGCCGAGGTCATCGACCACCTTGGAGCCATCGGCAGACCTGGATCACCGACGGCACCGAGATCCGGGTCCGCAGGCCCCGCGCCGGCCGCAAGGACCGGGGGAGGTTCATCTCCGGCAAGGACAAGCAGAACGCAGAACGCCGTCAGAGCCGTGGTCGTCATGGACAGCGCCGCAGGCTCCGTTCTGCAGTCCAGCCCAGCCTGCGAGCGGGGCCGGCACGGCATCGCGCATCTCAAGAACTGGCAAGCCTCGGTCAGAGGTTGACCCGCTTCAGGTACACGCGGCTGCGGTGCGGGATGGTCTGGTACCAGACCATCAGGTGCTCGTCCTCGTATGTACGCAGCCTCATGGGATTGGGGTCCTCGTAGAGGCTGCCGTCCTTGGGGTCGATCGACATCGCCGCCAGGTCGACCAGGCCGTCCATGACGGCGCCGACGAGGTTCTGCTGTTCCGCCGGCATGTCGCCGAGTACCCACAGCCGGCTGGGGTCGCACTCCCATGCCCAGCCGGTGTCGTTCTCCACGCCTTCGCCCCGCGGAGTCACTGGCCGATCTCGCGCTGGGCCTCGGCCAGGATGCGGCTGCTGGTCTCCATCGCGGCCCGGAACTCCTCTTCCGTGGCCGCCGGATCTCCCGCGACACGTTCCGCCTCGTGCAGCGCGGCCACGCGGGCCGGCCAGCGGTGGATCGCCACGTGGGTGGCCCACTTGATCAGGAAGAACCGCAG is a genomic window containing:
- a CDS encoding IS110 family transposase, giving the protein MTSARVRSRMPGAMFPAPERALVLTGTGPLVLLDGYQSPAAIRRMGTARLTRWLRARGVRSSEERATTAVEADFLAEVGSDLTFFRTADRPTAFAGLAPVPHDSGKKSGYTEPPVTASPASWPRSSTSLRPPSAGSASPVQGPFSGAGGVLVAPRMLVEATHTMDHSTLPTGGPARF